A genomic window from Candidatus Eisenbacteria bacterium includes:
- a CDS encoding leucyl-tRNA synthetase has translation MNRYPFADVEPKWQAYWEERGTFVTRTDPGKPKFYCLDMFPYPSGSGLHVG, from the coding sequence ATGAACCGCTATCCATTCGCAGACGTCGAGCCCAAGTGGCAGGCCTACTGGGAGGAGCGAGGGACGTTCGTCACCCGCACCGATCCCGGCAAGCCCAAGTTCTACTGCCTCGACATGTTCCCGTATCCCTCGGGCTCGGGACTGCATGTCGG